The following coding sequences lie in one Neorhodopirellula lusitana genomic window:
- a CDS encoding CPXCG motif-containing cysteine-rich protein has translation MSWDEISFEFDEEEDTDSETSHADIDDDASYVCDNCGEDIVIPIDLAAGSEQTYVEDCPVCCCPSVIHVDVIDDRIVVRAEPEQDRY, from the coding sequence ATGTCCTGGGACGAAATTTCCTTTGAGTTTGATGAAGAAGAAGACACCGATTCGGAGACATCGCACGCTGATATCGACGACGACGCGAGCTACGTTTGCGATAATTGTGGCGAGGACATTGTCATTCCCATCGACTTGGCCGCGGGCAGCGAACAGACCTACGTAGAAGACTGCCCGGTCTGCTGTTGCCCCAGCGTGATCCATGTCGACGTGATCGACGATCGCATCGTCGTCCGCGCCGAGCCTGAACAAGATCGCTACTAG
- a CDS encoding SDR family oxidoreductase → MLFFPADTVERFPYLVIPPPPLPMLITGIAGVPGYNALHYFRSLYGEQVIGIRQPTMWPLIGEGIVACEVEDAQQVDELWAKYQFASVLNCGGSCRLKSCELDPAMAHRVNVTSTENIIRAAVRHDAQIIHLSIDLVYSGREDRGYHEGDPPDPVTVYGAKMVEAERTVRQARPDACILRISLPMGISFNGHAGAIDWIASRFKQSKPATLYTDEARTPTYTDCMNRLFARLMARPIQGTFHAGGTRQLTLYQIAQIVNVVGGYDPDCLQGCLRIEAGPMPPRAGDVTMDSSKLADAIGLEPFDPWPADDTLVPTDSRWHYRMANQFAGSESAVHELLYRNPQQPGAVPPSRDDLWGNRFNQ, encoded by the coding sequence GTGCTTTTCTTCCCTGCCGACACCGTTGAAAGATTCCCTTATCTTGTGATCCCGCCACCACCACTACCGATGCTGATCACGGGTATTGCCGGCGTGCCTGGCTATAACGCATTGCATTACTTTCGGTCGCTTTACGGCGAGCAGGTGATCGGGATCCGGCAGCCAACGATGTGGCCATTGATTGGCGAGGGAATCGTGGCCTGCGAGGTTGAAGACGCCCAGCAAGTCGATGAGTTGTGGGCGAAGTATCAGTTCGCGAGCGTGCTAAACTGTGGCGGCAGTTGCCGATTGAAGTCTTGCGAACTGGATCCGGCGATGGCACACCGGGTCAATGTTACCAGCACTGAGAATATCATCCGTGCGGCGGTTCGACACGACGCGCAGATTATCCATCTGTCGATCGACCTGGTCTATTCCGGGCGTGAGGACCGGGGTTACCACGAGGGAGATCCACCTGATCCAGTCACTGTGTACGGTGCGAAGATGGTCGAAGCGGAACGGACCGTCCGCCAGGCACGACCGGACGCTTGCATCTTGCGAATATCGCTACCGATGGGGATCAGCTTCAACGGGCACGCTGGTGCGATCGACTGGATTGCTTCGCGATTCAAACAATCCAAGCCCGCCACGCTGTATACCGACGAAGCTCGCACGCCCACCTACACAGACTGCATGAATCGGTTGTTCGCCCGACTGATGGCACGTCCGATCCAGGGCACCTTTCATGCTGGCGGGACGCGGCAGCTGACCCTTTATCAGATCGCGCAGATCGTTAACGTGGTTGGCGGCTATGATCCGGATTGTTTGCAAGGTTGCCTGCGAATCGAGGCCGGGCCGATGCCGCCGCGTGCGGGGGACGTCACGATGGATTCATCCAAACTGGCTGATGCAATCGGGCTGGAGCCGTTTGATCCGTGGCCGGCCGATGACACCTTGGTGCCTACCGACTCTCGTTGGCACTACCGGATGGCGAATCAGTTTGCCGGCAGTGAGTCCGCGGTTCACGAATTGTTGTATCGCAATCCGCAGCAACCGGGGGCCGTTCCGCCTAGCCGAGACGACCTTTGGGGCAATCGCTTTAACCAGTGA